The Musa acuminata AAA Group cultivar baxijiao chromosome BXJ2-2, Cavendish_Baxijiao_AAA, whole genome shotgun sequence genome has a segment encoding these proteins:
- the LOC135605332 gene encoding probable 1-acyl-sn-glycerol-3-phosphate acyltransferase 5 has product MESCGPFILENPPRHHPLSPLRAFRGVLCLVILLLTAFMMVVYCAPVTTILLRLFSVHYSRKATSLFFATWLSLWPFLFEKINKTKVIFSGETLPMRERVLLFANHRTEVDWMYIWDLAWRKGRLGYLKYILKGSLMKLPIFGWAFQILEFIAVERKWEIDESIMRKKLSSFEDPRDPLWLVIFPEGTDYTEKKCIKSQQFAAENGLPILRNLLIPKTKGFFACLEVLRNSLDAVYDVTIGYKHRCPTLIDNIFGVDPSEVHIHAQRILLCEIPTSENEAAKWLIARFRVKDELLADFTTLGYFPNPGTEGDLSTLACLAKCSLVMVLTGTFMYLTLFSSIWFKIYVAFSCASLSFATYFNVLPSPLHDCTKALFYGKMKTM; this is encoded by the exons ATGGAGTCTTGTGGGCCTTTCATTTTGGAGAACCCCCCGAGACATCACCCGCTGTCTCCATTGAGGGCATTTAGAGGTGTATTGTGTTTAGTAATACTTCTCTTGACTGCTTTTATGATGGTTGTTTATTGCGCCCCTGTGACCACTATCTTGCTGCGGCTCTTCAGCGTTCATTACAGCAGGAAAGCAACTTCTCTTTTCTTTGCTACATGGTTATCTCTGTGGCCCTTTCTGTTTGAGAAAATCAACAAGACCAAGGTGATTTTTTCTGGTGAAACTTTGCCCATGAGAGAGCGAGTTCTGCTTTTTGCTAACCACAGAACTGAAGTTGACTGGATGTACATATGGGATCTTGCATGGAGGAAGGGTCGCTTGGGATATTTGAAATATATCCTCAAGGGCAGCTTGATGAAATTACCAATATTTGGTTGGGCATTTCAGATTTTGGAGTTCATTGCAGTGGAGAGAAAATGGGAAATTGATGAATCAATTATGCGTAAGAAGCTTTCAAGTTTTGAAGATCCTCGAGATCCTCTTTGGCTTGTTATTTTTCCCGAGGGAACTGACTACAC TGAGAAGAAGTGCATCAAAAGTCAACAGTTTGCAGCTGAAAATGGTTTGCCGATTCTCAGAAATCTGCTTATTCCGAAAACAAAGGGGTTCTTTGCATGTTTGGAAGTTTTAAGAAACTCCTTGGATGCAG tttatgATGTCACTATTGGCTACAAGCATCGCTGCCCAACTCTTATTGATAATATCTTCGGTGTGGATCCTTCTGAAGTCCATATTCATGCCCAACGGATTCTTCTCTGTGAGATCCCAACATCTGAAAATGAGGCAGCTAAGTGGCTGATAGCGAGGTTCAGGGTCAAGGATGAACTCCTAGCTGATTTTACCACTCTTGGATATTTTCCTAATCCAGGAACCGAAGGAGATCTTTCTACATTGGCCTGCCTAGCAAAATGCTCCTTGGTAATGGTTCTAACTGGCACTTTCATGTACTTAACGCTTTTCTCATCTATTTGGTTCAAGATTTATGTAGCATTCAGCTGTGCTTCTCTTTCGTTTGCAACCTACTTCAACGTACTACCCTCACCGCTACATGATTGTACCAAGGCATTGTTCTACGGCAAGATGAAAACTATGTAG
- the LOC103970519 gene encoding uncharacterized protein LOC103970519: MGSRSRNGGGGAWVSMALKAAIASAGVVTAAMAIRLAGPPVVWFLAAEVPRAYDSALAWLRPPYLYLVINGIIISIAASSRFQKQPSTSTEDLAPLPHLATMDPVAVVQEPVEYDAKLAVDAPAAEIYGRAKAEAEDEEVEEEFMISRSSWSPKRRSRGPMEEIPTEYSVAAAEKPLVSTRFSHRKAVKPSPEGKALGVARRPRRNETLETTWRTITEGRAVPLARHLKKSDTWDTRGSGGEEEAAAKAAVMRKSETFNERGAAASPKSGGSSGGRLRREASLGQDELNRRVEAFIKKFNEEMRLQRQESMKHYMEMINRDRR; the protein is encoded by the exons TGGTGACGGCGGCCATGGCGATCCGCCTCGCAGGCCCGCCTGTCGTCTGGTTCCTGGCCGCCGAGGTCCCCCGGGCATACGATTCTGCTCTCGCCTGGCTCCGACCGCCCTACCTCTACCTTGTCATCAACGGCATCATCATCTCCATCGCCGCCTCTTCCCGCTTCCAGAAGCAGCCCTCGACGTCCACCGAGGACCTCGCGCCGCTGCCGCACCTCGCGACGATGGACCCCGTGGCGGTTGTTCAGGAGCCGGTGGAGTACGATGCGAAGCTCGCGGTGGATGCGCCTGCCGCGGAGATCTACGGCAGGGCGAAGGCGGAAGCCGAGGACGAAGAGGTGGAGGAGGAATTCATGATATCGAGGTCCAGCTGGTCACCGAAGCGGCGGAGTAGGGGACCTATGGAGGAGATTCCGACGGAGTATTCGGTCGCCGCGGCGGAGAAACCGCTGGTTTCCACCCGGTTCAGCCACCGGAAGGCCGTCAAGCCCAGCCCTGAAG GGAAGGCGCTCGGTGTGGCAAGGCGGCCGAGGCGGAACGAGACGCTGGAGACCACATGGCGGACCATCACGGAGGGCCGGGCCGTGCCGCTCGCACGCCACCTCAAGAAGTCCGATACGTGGGACACCCGCGGCAGCGGTggcgaggaggaggcggcggcgaagGCGGCGGTGATGCGAAAGTCGGAGACTTTCAACGAGAGGGGGGCGGCGGCGTCGCCCAAGAGCGGGGGATCGTCGGGCGGGAGGCTGAGGAGGGAGGCGTCCCTGGGGCAGGACGAGCTGAACCGGCGGGTGGAGGCGTTCATCAAGAAGTTTAATGAGGAGATGCGGCTGCAGCGGCAGGAGTCGATGAAGCATTACATGGAGATGATCAACCGCGACCGCCGTTAG